GGATCGCCCGCGCGGACGGAGAAGACGGTGCCGTCGGGCGCGGTGGCGTAGAGGCGGTCGCGGGCGAGCACGGGGGCGGGCACCGCGTCCGCGACCCGGTCCGCATTGCTGCCGAGCCGCGCGGACGTCTGCCCCAGAAGCCGGCCCTCGCGTGCGTCCACGCCGAGCAGCCGCCCGTCAGGGGCGGAGAAGTAGACGTACCGGCCGTCGGCCACCGGCGCGGACCCCCGGGTCACCGCGGTCTCCAGGTTCCACTTCTGCTCCCGCGCCTTCATGTCGACGGCCACCAGCGATCCGCCGTCCCCCATGAGGTACACGAGGTCGCCGCGCACCGTGGCCTGGGGCTGGCCGATCGGGACGGGGAGCACCACCCGCCGGGATGCTCCGTCGTCCGGTGTGTAGCGCACCACTGCCTCCGCCGATCCGTAGACCGGGTCGACCAGGACGAAGAAGACCGATCCGTCGACCGCGCCGACGGGCTGGAGCGTCCCCTTCAGCTGAACGTCCCACCGCACCCGGCCCGTTTCCGGGGCGACAGCGGTGACGCGGGTACTCGACCCGTCGTCCGACGTGCTGATCCCGTAGGCCCATGGGTCTGCGGCGAAGGAGGCGAAGTACGGAGCCCGGTGGCCCGGGATCCGGTGGCTCCACTTCGTCCGTCCCGAAGCGCTGTCCACGCCTGTGACCGCTCCGTCGACGCCCGTGACGAGAAGCATGGCCCCCGCGTGCGCCAGCCCGCTGTACGACGGCACGCTCTGCCGCCAACGGGTCCTGCCCGAGCCGGGATCGAGAGCCTCCAGGCGCGTGCTCCGGTCCAGCGCGGGCTGCACCAGGCCACCGGACACCACGGGCCGACCGCCCTGCGCCGTGGCGACGGTGTGCCGCCACAACCGGCGCCCGTCGGACGGGTCGAGGGCGAAGACACGACCCGTCTGCGCGCAGACCAACCTCCCCGCCCCGTACGAGCACTGCGGTGTCCCCTTCTCAGGCGCCGACGTCGTCTCCCACGGGCTGAACCCGGCCGCCGTGGTGCGCGGCCCGCCGCCGCTCACCGGTGACGGGTCGTCGCCGCCGAGCAAATGCACCGCGGCCAGCGCGGCGACCGTGGCCAGGCCGAGGAGCCCGGTCCCGACGAGGAGCCGTGTGCCCAGGCGTTTGCGGGACCGCCGTTCGGGCTCGGTGACGCGCGGCTCAGGCTCCGGCGCGTCTCCCGTCCGCTGCGCCGGTATGAAGACCTGCGTGTCGTACGAGGCCGCGACGGACCGCAGCTCCCGCATCAACTCGTCCGGCGTCGGCCGGTCCTCTGGCTCCTTGGCGAGACACCGCGCCACGAGCGGGGCGAGGCTCTCCGGCACTCCGGTCAGATCCGGCTCGTCATGGACGACCTGGTAGGCGACGACGTACGGGCTGTCCGAGTCGAACGGCCCCCGGCCCGTGGCAGCGTGCACCATCACCGACCCGAGCGCGAAGACGTCGGCGGCGGGCCCCACCTCCCGGGGGCGCCGGAACTGCTCCGGCGCCATGAACGGCGGGGTTCCGATCAACTTGCCGGTCTCGGTCCGCAGTTCGCTGTCCTTCGGCCGGGAGATCCCGAAGTCGATGACCTTGGGCCCGTCCTCGGCGAGGAGCACGTTGCTGGGTTTGAGATCCCGGTGCACCACGCCGACCCGGTGGATGTCGCGCAGTGCCTCGGCCAGTCCGGCCATCAGACGGCGCACCTCGGCGGGGCTCATGGCCCCGCTCCGCTTCACATGGTCGGAAAGGGTCGGCCCGGGGATGAACAGGGTGGCCATCCAGGGCCGTTCGGCCTCCGAGT
This is a stretch of genomic DNA from Streptomyces hawaiiensis. It encodes these proteins:
- a CDS encoding serine/threonine-protein kinase, which produces MAPQSSTGAGAEAELPEYAGHYRLETTLGSGGMGVVHLARSTSGMKLAVKVVHAQFARDPEFRGRFRQEVAAARKVSGAFTASVVDADSEAERPWMATLFIPGPTLSDHVKRSGAMSPAEVRRLMAGLAEALRDIHRVGVVHRDLKPSNVLLAEDGPKVIDFGISRPKDSELRTETGKLIGTPPFMAPEQFRRPREVGPAADVFALGSVMVHAATGRGPFDSDSPYVVAYQVVHDEPDLTGVPESLAPLVARCLAKEPEDRPTPDELMRELRSVAASYDTQVFIPAQRTGDAPEPEPRVTEPERRSRKRLGTRLLVGTGLLGLATVAALAAVHLLGGDDPSPVSGGGPRTTAAGFSPWETTSAPEKGTPQCSYGAGRLVCAQTGRVFALDPSDGRRLWRHTVATAQGGRPVVSGGLVQPALDRSTRLEALDPGSGRTRWRQSVPSYSGLAHAGAMLLVTGVDGAVTGVDSASGRTKWSHRIPGHRAPYFASFAADPWAYGISTSDDGSSTRVTAVAPETGRVRWDVQLKGTLQPVGAVDGSVFFVLVDPVYGSAEAVVRYTPDDGASRRVVLPVPIGQPQATVRGDLVYLMGDGGSLVAVDMKAREQKWNLETAVTRGSAPVADGRYVYFSAPDGRLLGVDAREGRLLGQTSARLGSNADRVADAVPAPVLARDRLYATAPDGTVFSVRAGDPATW